In one Aromatoleum aromaticum EbN1 genomic region, the following are encoded:
- a CDS encoding TetR/AcrR family transcriptional regulator, whose protein sequence is MSSAESVKSVVSDPKLVEERRHQIIRAATKLFSEEGYYTTTILQIAREAKVSTGLIYQYFGDKDDILFLTLKQVLDTYENEIPRQIEGLTHPVERLCRAIWAYCAIVDAQRDATVLAYRSTKSLRADRRGLIMDGETRTNRLIEKAIRACTTGGFMRPINEHLLSYQCVTFAHAWALKYWAFRDRYTLAEYVDEGLQLMVEPFLTTKGKTVLARIRQSAAEAAEAAEEPSATAARVTTTAAADAKSSND, encoded by the coding sequence ATGAGTTCAGCAGAAAGCGTCAAGAGCGTGGTTTCCGACCCGAAACTGGTCGAGGAGCGCCGTCACCAGATCATCCGTGCGGCGACGAAGCTTTTTTCCGAAGAAGGCTACTACACGACGACCATTCTGCAGATCGCCCGCGAGGCCAAGGTGAGCACCGGGCTGATCTACCAGTACTTCGGCGACAAGGACGATATCCTGTTCCTGACGCTGAAGCAGGTGCTCGATACCTACGAGAACGAGATTCCGCGCCAGATCGAAGGCCTGACGCACCCGGTCGAGCGCCTGTGCCGGGCGATCTGGGCGTATTGCGCGATCGTCGACGCGCAGCGCGACGCGACGGTGCTCGCCTATCGCTCGACGAAGTCGTTGCGTGCCGATCGGCGCGGTCTGATCATGGACGGCGAAACCCGTACCAACCGCCTGATCGAGAAGGCGATTCGCGCGTGCACCACGGGGGGTTTCATGCGCCCGATCAACGAGCATCTCCTGTCTTATCAGTGCGTCACGTTCGCGCATGCGTGGGCGCTGAAGTACTGGGCGTTCCGCGATCGCTACACGCTCGCCGAATACGTCGATGAAGGCCTCCAGCTGATGGTCGAACCTTTCCTCACGACCAAGGGCAAGACGGTGCTGGCGCGAATCCGGCAGAGCGCGGCGGAGGCAGCGGAAGCGGCGGAGGAACCTTCCGCCACCGCCGCGAGGGTCACGACCACAGCCGCCGCTGACGCGAAATCGTCCAACGACTGA